The segment ttctacctatcataaacccgacatcgactcaaactcatgcataATATACATAACGCGTAATTTATTACATatgacacatatgatccaaattaatgtgagaagtatgcttagatgcttgctcCGTGACAGAATTAAGATTTTTGGGTCGTGACAAAAATGCGCAACAATCCTGAACGTAGAATTTTTTAAACATGTTTAAATACTCAATTTAAAACATCCACGCAAAACTGGatgtcatgatgattatgcatactCGATGACTAGATTAagattttggggtgtgacataAGGTCTCTATCCAATCAATCCCCATAATCACATCATAGCATCCTAAGGGCAAAACCTTCATAGTGTAGGAAAAGGAGTGACCCTGGATCCACCAACGACAGTCACTAATCTCATTGTCACATCGCAAAATACCATCATCAGCTACCAAAACCTTTACTAGAACAACAATGGCGACCACCCCAGCCAATTGAGCAGCTAGTGCTTCACTGACAAAGCAGTGGGAACCGCCAGAATCAACAAGCATTAAAACGATGGTTTTCTGAATCTGACCTTGCAAACGGATGGTCTTATGTGACTCAGTTCCCTTCACTTCTTCCTGGGAGATAGTCATTAGTATGTCCAATTCATTCTTGTCATCTCCAGCAGCCACCGGGGACCTAGGCACCAGTTGGTTGTCGAACTGCAAATAGTCCAGGAGTTCCTCCACCACATGGAGCTGCACgatggatgcacacttgtgattGGGCGCCCACTTCTCATGGCAACGGTAACATAAACCCTGCTCTATGCAATCAGCACACTGGGTTGCCAAGCAATCTTCGCCGCCTTCCACCCGAGCCGCTTCTAGGCCCCACTTGTCTTCTGGTCGGTCTGGTGAGGTTCTCTGCGCCTTGCCATCAGGTGGATATGGCAATGACAAGGCATAACGGGCCAAACCACGAGCGTTGGCCATCATGTCTAGACAACGATCGCGCCTTCGCATGGCCTCCAATACCTCTTCATGCAAACAAGCTAGAGATATAGCAGTATCGAGGTTTTGGGGTCGGTGCAAAATTATAGCAGTGCGTATATCATAATGAAGTCCTTCCAGAAATTAAGTTATGAAGAACATGGCGTCCCAAGATGCATGATGTGCCATGAGACTATATATGCATGAGGATGGTGAATCGTTCTGTGTACTCAGATACATTAGAGGTTTATCTAAGGTGGGTGAATTGGCGTAAGGATTACTGGAATTCATCACGACCAATTTGTTAGTGACAGCCGCGGTGAATTCTTCCCAATCCAAGGAGGTGGTGGTGAACTTAGTGGATTGAAACCAGAGTGCAGTGCTTCCAGTGAAGTTCATAGTGGCGATGATAACCCACAGATTGTGATGCACTCAAAAAATGCGAAAGTAAGCCTCATACTTAATTTTCCATGATTTCGGTCCCTCCCCATTGACGGTGGGAAACCAAGGTGTGGCGGTGATACTGTGTGATACCCCTCCCCACCATTGATCGCGGAATCGAATTCATAGGGAAAGGAGAGTGCGATAGATCTAGGAAGTTGCTCATACTTTTGACAGGAGGGGAAATTGGGAAAAAAATCCCCAATTTCACGCCCTGGGTCGATGTGTCCACACCATGGCTGCCTTGCCTGTGATCGCAGATCTCGCCTGAGGATTGGAGATAGTCCAATTGCTTCATGTGAGGAGGCAAAGGAAGCAGCGGAGGTCGACCATCACCATGCTCACCCCCTTCGCTCCAACACTGACATGCAGAACTTGAGCTTGCATGTCCTTCACCTTGGTCTGTAAGTCGCTCACCGCCACCTCCATTTTGGGTTTCCAACCTGATAGCGCCTTCACCATGGGACTCATCTCCTCCACGGTCTTCAGGATCACCATGTTGGATTCCTTCAGCTCCATCAATGCCTTGACGATCTCCGCCATTTGTTGTTTCATCTCCATTATCTTCCTTTGTTCACACGTCTGGTACTGTGGGCGAATCAGATACTCTGGAGGATCCACAAGGATCGAAGCTACTCTGATACCAATGTTACGGTCCAAGAAGAACAGAAGTAGATCGGATGATTTTGGGGTAGATAGCACTAGAATCCGGTGGTGGCGGAAGGTTCCATCGCCAGAGGTTTTGGGGTTtacagaggaagaagaagtcTGATCTCTTTTCTCACCCTCTCCCTCACGCGCTCCCATGTCCTAATAGCACCAACCACTCGCCCTCACTTGTCCCATTCGGCGTCCGAGTATAACACATTCCAAACCCGGCCCATCTCCCGTCGAGCCTGCACTCCATTCCGTGCCTAAGCCTTCGAGGTCGTAGAGGTAGTTGTTCCTTGTACCGTGACACCCAAACTCACATCCTTCCATGATTCCCTCAAATTTCCTCATCTTTTCCGTGAACGCTATATAGTGTGTACAAAACGCACTTTCATGGGCTTTTAATTTTCGCCTAAAAATGTTGGCAGAATGTACCAACATGGTGGATGAAAAGGGAGCATAGTTTCTAGAGTTGAGACCATGCGATCCATCTTGTCTACCACAGTCTAGGGCATACACTGCCTTATTTTCTTCACAAGTCATGGTGAAAAGCGTCAGAGGTCACGGTGATTAAGACACAAGGAGTATACTTCTTGCTATGCATCACCCTGTTTCTGTCTCTGACAGTGACAGGTGGGGGCCGCATCAGCGTCACCACTTCAGTACTTCACAGCAAACAGTGCATGTGATCTTTAGCCTTTAGATCTTGTTTGTTTCATTGGCAATTTcggtcttttttttcttccacttTCAGTTTATTTGGCACTTTCACTCTTCGTTGCAAGTAACATTGGCAATGCAGAGTGGCTCAAGATTGGCACAAGCAAAAGATTCAAAGACCAAGTTCTTTGAATTTCTATGTTCCAAGGAAAGAATGGACATGGATCAAGACATTTAGCACCACCAGTTGTGATTCAAACATTCAGCATGGTAACATCAAAATTCTTGCATGACAATCTTCTGTACATCAAGTTCAAAGGTCCTGAATCGCTACCTTAATGTGACGAAGCCTTCTCGGAAGAGGATCAGTGAACTTGCTATCAAATAGATATGGAGAAAGAAATAGAATGTTGCTTTCTCAAAAGATTGATCCAAATACCCATTTTTCCAAACAGGACCTcgatggagaaaaaaaaagggtaaaGTGGTCAACATGCCATTATATCCATAAGAAATTTAAGTGCTCATTGGTTGCCAAATAGGTCTCATAAATTAGAATAGACGCAAGAGGTGTACGTATGTTCATCTAAAATTTCTAGAGAATGAACTAAATGGTTGAGCTTAAATTTTACAGCAGCAAGCTAACATGAACAAAACTGCAGGACAAATAAGAATCAAAGTTTATCGAACCACCTGATTTACAAACCAAACCAtacatcacccacccaaacaaaaCTTTTTCTCAGGCTTGGGATATGACCACCACTGtaaggaacggtgacgtcctaagagggggtgaattaggacacttagacactaatggcttcaaaaactttacaagataaacttttttaatttctatctaaatatgctctatatttatctaatatttctactctactgctcaagaggattgcaacctactacAGTAGggtaaattacaagaatgtaaatgtggaaacgtaaataaagtagagtgataaactcggcataagaaaattttatcccgtggtatcggtggcacacaagccatcattagttcacgttagagctctactccacaaaagatatactcccgatcaccaagtctctttcggtcacagctcttgagctactaagtcatcaagacaaggtctcaaacacgatgagccaccaaaccaccaaggcgaggtcttactgctaatctttttttttctagtcaCTTGTACGCCGTTTTCACTTCGGAGCTCTAGTCATAAAGATAAGAACCTCAGCATCCCTACACAATTttcttgccgtcgctccacaccaagttagagggtcaacaagttaccaacGAGTCACAAAAACTCCAAGACAccgacgtacctctcggtacatggttggattattccttgatcctctctctaggttgcatcacctagcaatacttctctctaggtctaatagcactaatcactctctaatggtgtacTAAGTTgtctaatagcactaatcactttaagtactttggcgGTTTGAATGTCTTCTGAAGTGTATATAAGATTCTCTAGgctctagcaccttcaaatggccgagtggataagtatttatagccttaaactcgccaactagccgttactccaACGGCTTAAttttactgtgaacaccggatgatccggtgacaataATAGTACAAGCACCGAATCACccggtgtgtacatcagtgaatactagccgttggaactccactcacaCTTCTTTTGAACACCGGACTGTTCGAtgtatattttatttctatcactgaactatccagtgtgtatactTAAGTCAAACCGAGCTaacttcttcactgttcaactgtcagggcaccggaccttccgatgtgtATAGCTTTATCTTCTCAGAATttttcacacactctgttaaatacTCAGGTTTGAGCCTTTGGTGCACACAATATTGATCATCAGACCATCCAATGCcttgatcttcactcttcaaCTCTCAAAACGCCTCTGCAATATATAGTTCAATGTATATTCTCCGATGTGTTCAACTCAAAAGCAAAACGCTGTCGAAACTCCAGGGTGTTAGCTCTTCTTCTACTCAAAAgcaaaacactctggtgttgcTCAATGCTTAGCAGCGAACCATCCAATGATGTCTTTCTCCTCCATTGAAGATACTCCGACGAGTATAGCCTTCAAtacaccaaactatccggtgagaacaaatttcctaaaatttctctaattcaaccaaacctTATCCCCGTTgcggtagcttcttcatgtattacaatCATAAAAcctaataacatatattattgataaacatattagtcttaataattatattatcattaatcactaaaactACAATCATAAGCTAATatgctattttcgctacacacCACATAGAGATTTATTCTTAGTTTCTTATTCACATATGCATATACATGGCTATAAAATGCATATACATGGCTATGCGGCATCTCAGATCAGGAGATAACCTGCGACATCACTACCAAAGTTGTGGTGACCAAGAAATAGCCGTAAAAGGAACATGTTACACAGAATTCGTGAAACTGCGAATTCCTGTGAAAAATAAACAGGAAAATTTGCATAGTTACAGCTAGGCTTCCTTCCCACCATAAGAACTGACTTCAGTTCATCGGAGAACTTGACAGTCAGCTGATTGCTTTTGGGCCACCAATGTACTCAGTGTATCGTCGACGGCCCTTTATTTCTTCATTCTTAGCCTTCTGATGAGCCAAGATGTGTGATCCTTCCGtgcatattagttgtatatATAAGCATTGCAAAATTGTGTATTCCGCTGGAAATTCACGCTTTCGAGTGTTTCAAGTAAACCATCAAAGCAACGCCTGTTAGAGCAATCGCACAAGCCATCAGTCCATAATGAACATGCGTCAATTGACTTCCGTGGGACGATGCCAGCTCTGGCAATGGTTTTGTCACTTCATTGCTGGAACCTGAGTCATCGATATGCAACCTCAAGgcctgaaattgcaaatattactcCAGCAGTGAGGCAATGGGGGTAAGTAAATGCCAACTAGACTGTTTCATGGCAACCTGGCTCGACATTTCTATACTCAGACCAGGTTAAATAATAGTTAATCTGTTTATACATACATGGCATTTAAACATTCTATGCGgaaaatgaataaaatattaCTACTCTATTCTGAAAATAAATGGTTAATATTTTCAGGCTCCGGCCTGGCATTTCAGACCTAGCTTTTTCCAGGCCCAGCACAGCAAGATCAATTTGCAAAAATGTAGAACCAACATACAGTACTGATCATAGCACATCCAAAACGGTATTTAAAGCAGACCAAAAAGCATCGAGAGAAAAGGAAGACCTTCAATCCAGATGTTTTGGCATAAAGCACAGCACCAGAAAGATCAGAATCCGTCATGAGCAGCACCCTGTCACCTTCATCATCTTCGTACTGAACAGTAACAACAGTATCTAGTTGGTAAAAGTGTTGTGCATATATAGCCTCACAGGTTCAATTCAACAGTGCTTGACAACAACAGGAATGCAGGATACTCGATAAAATACAGAAATGCTCCATAAATGATAGAGTACTGAATCTTAAATATCTCGAATTTGAAGATAAGATACATATCACCTAATTCTTCCCTTCAATATGCCTACTAAAGTCGAAAACAAAGAGATGTCAAAGTAGTCATGCTTACCAAAAGCTGAACTGTGCCCTTTTCACCACCAATGCCTAACCTTTGCATTACAGAAGACATCAACTCATCTAAACTTTCTGATCCTGTGGAAATGGAACAAAACAGACTGTTAATTGAAGCAGTGCAGCCACAACTACCTCCCAACCAACTTCCAAGTCAGTCAGTACCTACCACATGTAAATCTATGCATACGTCCCTTCTGGTCCTGGAGCTTGAAGGCACAAGAATTACCAACAGCAGGAGGATAAATACTACTACTGCCACCCCCAACCTCTGATGGCATCACTAAAGATAATTCACTGCACAATGCAATAATTCTGATAAGCGGTATTTGAggggaaaattaaaaaaaaatcatgaaggAAACATCAACTAAACCTGTGACTATCAAATTCCTCTTCTGGAGGTTCCAGAGCAAGAGCGGAGTCCCAGAACTTTTGCATTATTGTGCTCGCCACATCACTTGCAGTTCCAGGACCTCCTTCAACCTTCAGACACCAAAAATGTTAGATGGGCCAATATTACTACGAAAATTCacagagagagggaaggagggGAGAGGGCAAGACCATTGAAATGGTCGCATGGGTAAGTTGCAGAACATCCAAGCAAGCAGCTACTCGCCCATCTGTTCATGGAAAATTGAATAACTATACTCAATATAAGTACCAAAGCAGGCAACCTTAGGCTGAGAAGAATCAGGTTTACCTCCATCAAGAACAGGAATATGCAAGAATTTGCCATCATGCATAATATGTAGTGCGTCAAGGATTGTCGTGTCTAATGTAGCACAATCGGGGTGTGCAGTCATTACCTTGAGCAAAATGAAAACTGACGCTGTGAGTCTAGACTCTAGAGTGAAATACAATAAACCTCAGCTCCTACGAAATAAAGAATCAGAAATCTGGAGAACAAACCTTTTCAACTGGAGTTAACTCAGGAGAAAGATTTTGTGCGACAACACGCATAAGCACATCTTTTGAGCTGAGATTTACAAtcatatatcaattaaaaacTTAAAAGTAAACTAAAAAAATGGTAACATCGAACTAAAGTTCCATACAAGAATTGGAATGCTTACGTAAAGATCCCTTGCAGTGAATTTCCAGCAGTTATAATCACTGAGTTGACTCGTAATTCACGCATTTTTTGGGTTGCTACATAAACAGGATCTGAAGGTGTAACAGTTGCTACTCTGCAAGTAAACTTTGATGTAAGTCCCCCTTATCCAGATCAGTTGTGCTAAAAATTAACAAAAATTAACAGAAAAGTGATCATGTACTTTGTATTCTCTGTGATAATGGTTGACAAAGAAGGTTTAAACATCCGTTCTCTTAGAGTCTCTATAAGAGTGTGAGGAGCTGCATCCAAAAACAGTTAATTTGTCAACTTGAACTGCTAGACAAGTCCACAAAAAAGCTAGTTTAGAACAACAAATTAGAAGAAAACATAAATATACAATGAAACATCTTCATGACAAAAGTCTTGGTTTCAGGTTGCTACAAAGAGACAAACATTTTCCTTTGGATAAACCAGATACTATTAACTATTGATGAAATGTAGTGAACATAGCTATATAGTATAAACGTTCTCATGTTCTGTTAATTCTTACTTGTGCAGTTATGAAACAAGAAAATCGAAATAAAGTGATAACTGAGACGACAATACATATACCTGAGAAGTTTCCTCCTACTTGTCGCTCAACCCCTTCCACAGCAGCTGCTAGTGCAACTCCTTGTTCTGCTGCCTTTTCCAGTCTTGAAATTGCATCATAGAGGCATTTTGCAATGTCCAGCATAGCAATAACCTCTCCATTTTCCACAACTGGAAGGTGTCTAAATTTGCCTAAAACAAGAAAAGGCCATTAACTTCAATAAGAGGAAGCAACATCTCTCAACGTAGTTTATATTAAGAATATGCATCATTTAAAAGTCAGGATGCCGTCACCACACCAAAGAAATTTAGATATTGAGCCATACTGAAAACACTGATTTTCCTTtccatcagaaaaaaaaacaagagcaaAGAAAGTTCTATCATTATCCACCCTTTTCAGACTAATATGGTAACTAAACTATCGAAAGATATGTTAAAGCGAGTCGCAAGTTGTTCCAATAAGTAGGCACCAATATCTACTCTCCAAGAAAATACTACCCCCACCCCCACACACACACGCGCGCGCACGAGCGTGCGGGGGCGTACACATGCACAATAAAACATGGGAACATGTAAATTATTTCTGTTTTCACTTGTGAAGCAATATTCCTGGTAGTTGTTATATACAGATAAGATCGTTTGGGTTCTTTATTGTCCATACTTATTCTTAATTTCTTTTAAGTATCAATCCAAACAGACA is part of the Phragmites australis chromosome 12, lpPhrAust1.1, whole genome shotgun sequence genome and harbors:
- the LOC133887157 gene encoding CBS domain-containing protein CBSCBSPB3-like: MSVTAAVAPNRRTRSRPPSAASSRRSDDPSAAAAAAAANGNGGVSSKPASPNHAAGERTVQKLRLSKALTIPEGTAVSEACRRMVARRVDAVLLTDANGLLSGIVTDKDIATRVIAEGLRVEQTIISKIMTRNPVYVMADTLAIEALQKMVQGKFRHLPVVENGEVIAMLDIAKCLYDAISRLEKAAEQGVALAAAVEGVERQVGGNFSAPHTLIETLRERMFKPSLSTIITENTKVATVTPSDPVYVATQKMRELRVNSVIITAGNSLQGIFTSKDVLMRVVAQNLSPELTPVEKVMTAHPDCATLDTTILDALHIMHDGKFLHIPVLDGDGRVAACLDVLQLTHATISMVEGGPGTASDVASTIMQKFWDSALALEPPEEEFDSHSELSLVMPSEVGGGSSSIYPPAVGNSCAFKLQDQKGRMHRFTCGSESLDELMSSVMQRLGIGGEKGTVQLLYEDDEGDRVLLMTDSDLSGAVLYAKTSGLKALRLHIDDSGSSNEVTKPLPELASSHGSQLTHVHYGLMACAIALTGVALMVYLKHSKA